The Xyrauchen texanus isolate HMW12.3.18 chromosome 49, RBS_HiC_50CHRs, whole genome shotgun sequence genome contains the following window.
GTGCTCTTTTTCTTCTGTAATGTAACACAAAATACTCGactgggaaaacaaaacaaaacaatacagaaaagaactaaacaaacaaaacataaaagaaaagaacaaaacacaaacaaaacagaaaagtcttaaacaaaactgaatagaactaaacaaacaaaacagaaaaaaacaactaaacaaaacagaaaaaaacagaaaagccctaaacaaaacagaaaagaactaaacaaacaaaacagaaaagccttaaacaaaactgaaaagaactaaacaaacaaaacagaaaaaaacaactaaacaaaacagaaaaaaacagaaaagccctaaacaaaactgaaaagaactaaacaaacaaaacagaaaaaaacaactaaacaaaacagaaaaaaacagaaaagccctaaacaaaactgaaaagaactaaacaaacaaaacagaaaagccctaaacaaaacataaaagaactaaacaaaacacCATCAAAACTGAAaagaactaaacaaacaaaacacaaaagaaaacaattaaacaaaaaccaaacaaaacagaaaagaacaaaaaaaaagaaaaacaaaacaaacaaaattgagtTGAAAAGATTGGTTTTTGAACCCTCAAGAGCATCGAAACATATCCCAATGATAATACTTCTTTTTCAAACCTGTTGAATTTGCTATTATTGTTGTCTAGCATTAAATTACTGTGTTACAAGATTTTAGAAAGACCGAATTACCTACACCAGTAGCTTAAAGCAATGCTTCATGAGCTATTTgtctattggttaacattatttcCCTGCCTACTCAGCCTATGTGATTTCATCACAAAAGAAAGATGTTTCAGAAGAGGAGCGAGTCGCATGCACCTATGAATTATGCATTAAAATTGTTATAAAACCTTGAACATATAATCAGTAAATAAGGTCAATTTtgacttcatgttgacttttaataTCTCCATGAAggtaatttgttattatttaaagaaATCTGTTTGGAAGGCTGTAATTATGTTTTGTAAATAGGCCGTAAACATTTATCGACATTTGTAAGAGCAATTCAAAGTCAGTAGCTGGTGAAATTACTTGGACGGACATTTCCATGGTTTCTGGGACTTACTTCCTCCTGTCGTTGAAAAAGCCTGGCTTGTCAGCCTGCACTATGACAACATCAAACAGGTCCTGCCAGTCTTTTCCAACTATGTAGTTCATGCCACGATCTCTACAATACGGAAATCAAAAGACATTCTAAACAAAGTAACCATGTCGagcattacaaaaaaattattcacaatgACTTTGTTTTAAGTGCGTAGTGGGAAAGACTTTCTCGAGCGATTTCAGTCtataattgagaagtacaaatgtgATTATTTTGGTTTAAAAATACTAAATCTCGGCTGCACCCACACAAAATCAAATGGGCTGTTGGTGATCAAAAACATCTTCTTTCCATTCTTAGACAGCTTCTGTAAAACAGCATGTGTCTGTTCAGCGTAACAGACATACTTCTCTGcagaaaaaggaaaacaaagtgTGACAAGAACATCTCCACTGTATCTTTTTCAGTGAtagtgcaaaaatatattttaaaataaaacagatagttctggTCCTGTATGCTGATTAACACATGTTGGTACATGTACAAGAACCAGGCAAATTAAAAAATTACCAATTTCAGCCTCTACCGCTCGATACATGATCCCTTTGACGTGGACATCTCCTATTGCCTCCTGAGAGCAGATAAACAAACCAGATGCAGAATATCAAAGCACAGAATGCACGTCAGTGTTCTGCATTGAAATAACACACAAAGCCCTGACACACTGCCAGTCACCTCCTGTGAAAGCTCTCATTAATTACATCTGGGGACAGTGATGTTTCTAGGGACAGTGCATGGAGTTCTCCTTTGGGATTTGTTATTTCCTAATGAACTATTTCGAAATGGACTGAAGGCAAAAGCAAGACAAGTGTGTGTCTCTTTCACAGATATGTGGTACCGGTATCACTCCATCTGTAACCGCACTTCTCTCCAGGCATGTGAGACAGATGGCGCTTCCAAAAATGTCCTCTAAAATTAGACTGGCTTCACATGCTCCTCACGCCAAACTTAAATAGCAACATCGGGAGCCATATTTAAACCTCAGAATATGTACTCAAGGAGGGGATTTAGTAGGTTCTGACATGAGCGGTACTCTAAAATGACAGCACTTCATCTCATTCTTAACTGATATTTCAAGggaaattttgatatttttgcacCTGTTTTGCATCAATCACTAGATGAATCATAGAATCATAGCAATAAGGGTCTATATGTTAACACTAGTTAATGCTTTAGGTATTATGAAGTGACAATTAGTAATAATATTttacatcatttatcattgtgGTTGTTCATTTATAACAATATTACtgcttattgttagttcatgtttgctGATAATACATTTCCTAATGTTAACATAAATGTCttacattaaatatgtattaatatgtgGAAATTACAATAAACAAGAATAATGTTGTAAAggtattgttctttgttagttcatgtaaactaTTGCATTATTGCATTCTTCTAttaaaaattaattgtaatataattttttttaaacacttaatacttacaatttgaattttattttagtgCAATCACTTCCTTTGACTTTCAATTTCtgatttgtaaagcactttgagctaCACTTGATGTTGGAAAGGTTCTATAcgattaaaatgcattattattaacTATTGTCAGTGTTTATAATCTTATTGTAAAAAGGCGATTCCTAGTCTGATGCATGAGTTCAGCTGAACGACATCTTTGACTTGAAACTTTACCTtgacgtctttataaagatgaacAGGTTCGTAGTCGATATTGTGCTTCATGAAGTAGTCAATAACGCAGCAGAGTAGTGTCATTTCTGGCAGGGAGAAGATATCCATGAACTGCTTCATTGTGTGACCGTGAGAACTCTGTATGCCAGAGAGAGGAAGAGACAAACAAACCCATTTCTCCTGACAAATGTATCTCTTTCTGAATGAGGTGTAAATATCTGAGTCTACATTAAATGtctgggattcaaaatcgaatttaaacctggaaataaaatgAAAGTTTGAGGATTtaagaaatgtaaaacaaagtaatgttatGACGTAAAATATATAAGAAATGTTTAAGATTCTGCAATATTTCTGGGTCATTAAACTGAAATGACCATGTTATCTTTCTTCGTTGCCATTtccttaattttattaaaattaaggaCAACATGATCATTAGGTTTTGCAGAAACCTGCACAAACAGCTCGAGTGTATAGTGTAGTGTAATAGCCATTAAAGCAAAAACTGTCCATACCATTTacaaagaaattctgaaattcatgtcaCATTTTCAATGCAACTTTTAACTCATATTATTATGCTAATACTAGCCTACAATTTGTAATAAAACAAGTATTCACAAGTGGTCTCAGATTGTGAAATAGAGGtagatatattgttttttataaactatccgttatcggcaaaaatccatgccgatagtttattttatttcttcttgGCTGATTCTGGAAGAGTGTACATTTAGAACAACTCGGTTCTACAGTAcaacagcggcctctagaggtgaaataagaACATTCACtgactatatttatatttttatcctcacttcaatgcaaatTTGGTAATTTTGATGAGataaatcaagtgttctaaattgaagcaagggcataaaaaataaaatgtgacaatATGGTACTGTGTATATCTAAAATCCTTAATCCGGTGAAGTTATCGGCTATATAAAAAAGCTTAATTTAGTATATACTTAAATACATAGAGCTTTGTAAAGGAGCCAAGTCTAAAGCtcaaactgcatctgggatatttttttttggacttctgtagcctctatgtctgagTCCATTACAATAAGGAAAGGCTAAGGAAGTGTTTTAacaatcgattttaaaaactatcggctgatAAATCCACTATCGATCAACCTCTATTTTGCACTATACTGCAGTTTTCTTTTCAAAGatctgttaaaaaaatgtatgatacACCAGACTACAGACCTTGCCATAGTAGTCACTCATGATCTCAAGAGGTACATGGGAACCCTCATACATAGCATTGACCTCCTTATCTGGCACAGGATTAAGACCCCTATGGAAACATTCACATAAATAGTGAGCAATGGAAATCTGACACTATTCCTTAGCAAGACTCTTTAGAAATAGGCAGAGCATCTGTAAGGCTGGGCAAGGCTTAGCCTTCCCATGGCCATGAGCATGATGTTCGTATTAATGATTATTAGATATTGATCAGAAAATATTGTTGCCTCTCCAGGATAACACAGCTCCTAGCTGCACCGTTAAACTGTCTAGGATCAGTTTCCCCACCTCATAAACCAACTTCCATTATTTGTGTAAAGGGAAAGCTGACACTAGATCAGTGGCCATGGCCAAATTCATCTTAAAACTTTAATTTCTTGAGTCACTGCGTCCACAGAATGACagaatgtctttttaaattttaaaacagatataaaatgtaaaaaaaattctccccaatctggcatgcccaattcccaatgcgctctaggtcctcgtggtggtgtaatAACTTGCctaaatctgggtggcggaggacgaatctcagttgcctccgcatctgagaccacgtggcttgttgagcttgtAACCACAGAGACTTGGTGCAtttggaggctcacgctattctccacggcaattcaccatgcgccccaccgagaccaagaatcacattatagtgaccacgaggaggttaacccaatgtgactctacccaccctagcaaccgggccaattggttgcttaggaagcctgactggagtcactcagcacgccctggactcgaacttgcgactccaggtgtgatagtcagcgtctttacttgctgagctacccaggctcccacATAGTGCAATTCTTacattaatacatatttattacattatggTAACATTGAAACAAGTGTATACATATTTGTAACATTCCTTTTTTAATTGCACCCATTCACGTATAAATCAATAAGCATCCGATCATACTCTAAACGATCCAGCATGGAGATGACTGAAAATACATGAATCATCGTTGCTTAAGCTTGAGAAGACTCTCTCCACTGGATTTTATCTTAACTTCCAAAACCTTAATTCAACTGCATTACACAGGTGCGGGACCACATTTGTGGCGTATGCAGGTCCAAACAGTTctgtttttaaatttgtattttgctgcattagaAAAGAGAAATTCCAACCAATTATTTAATTTGCTGTTATACTGATTAAACAAATCGAACACATTCGCTTGCTGTAGCCTAATATTGAGtttctaaaataattattaatatgaaTAGCCTACAGTGttgttagggttacctcgtcttgttctcactgttaccccttggttgtcatttttgtcacttttgtattccgtagttttcacttttgtcccttgtttagttccacagtctccctgttagcgttcttgttctctgtcattgttttcacctgtcctcattagtctaccattggtttctgtttattcaccttgttatcttgttttgagttctgttgttcataggttcctgtcttcccttgtccgtgtatttaaaccctgtctgtttgttcaatcggtgtctatcgttgaatgttgttagcctggtgtgtgttccctgcccgttttcctcagtcttgtgtttatttccccattgaggatTGTCTAAGTTAataaaagtaagtttgcatttagatccgctctcctcgtctgcctccattcgtaacaagtgtaaataacaatatttaaccATTTATTTGTCTGGAAGGTTTTGTATGGAGTGTGAACATTAACAGTTGGTAGTAgatcatttcaatttcataaaccaTTTGTCTTGAATGCAGGGGTTGAATTGAGATTTTGGAGGTGGAAAACCTTAATCGTGTGATTGCTGTTATAACatacattcaattaaaaatatgtgtgtctaaatatgtatatatttataggcctTTATGGTATTTCatagaatatttttttctctaaGATGAATCTCTTTGACTTGTctatcatttaattaaataattgtgaAAATAGTTATTTGAATTAGcacattaaattacaaaaaaacaaaagtttaataatgatatcagatgtattttatgcattttataataATCAGATGATAGCTGGGACAAGTTTATCTACTTGCTCGTGGTAAGGCATCATCTTGCCTTTGAACATGCTAAACCATCcaattattttactatttaaaagtaaatgaacATTCATAAGGGTATACAGCTTTATACAGCTATACATTATTTCGCAATTTCTATGAATTGGAATGGTAGCCTTACCCTGCAGTTTGTTCACCGTCAGCCTATGTCTTTAGAGCAAAAAGGTGTGACCTAGGGTATATTAAAGATGTTATAGAAAATATGCACACTACCTGTACACTGTACCCAGCTGGATATAATGAAAGGCATCAATCTTCATCAGTAAGGCCTGGTTCCACATGAGATTAGCAAAGTTTGTAAAGATTAGTCAAACCTCTGATAAAAATGGCTTCACAAATGCATTAGAACCAGAAATGGACAAATACCTTTTGAACGTCATAGTGCAGACCACGAATCACAAAATTAGGGATGTACTCATACTCCCTCAATCCCTCAGGATACTGAAATGGAGACAGAAAACAAAGAAGATATTGCTGTGAGAATTAACTCATTGAGGTGTATAGACTGTATTTTTCTAACAGCCTTTATTGCATATGCACTTAATAACTGTGTAATGACTATGTTAGAACATTAGTAAGCAAATACATGTACACATACATTAGTAAAGCAATTGAACAAGTTATTTGTGCAAGAGCAATGGAACAATGTGACTATACAGTATTCTGTATCTCTGATTTGTTCAGTTGCTTTTAAAGCGGTTTATACACATGCATTTCTTGTTAATGTAACGTAATTACAACATCATTGATACAACTGACCTTAATAATATgcacaatatttatttacatttgataaTATTAGACATCATTTGTATGCAAAGTATGAAACTAACAATAAATCTCCAGTTCTCTTACTCGGTGTTCCTGGATGAGGATGTCCCGGGCGATGCTGAAAATCAGGGTGTGTAGGTGACTGGAGTAAAAAGCCAAGGTGTAGTCATAGTCAAAACCATAGATCTCTATGTCCTGCAGACTCATCTCATTATTTGCAAAGATGGTGTCGGGGTTCACAAAATTGTTTGATATGATAGGGATTAAATCTGTGGAAGAACAAACTTGGATGTAAATAAATGATTGACCATTTGCATCCAcattttatttgcagaaaataaccaaaacactaaaaatgaatatataatttataattattaaccTTTAATGGCATATTCATTATAAAAATAGCTTCTCTTTATGCTTATGCTCTAATAACTGTATTATAATCATATAACAACATGATATCCAATCTTGACCCTttaaaaagtatactttggcaAAAAACTAATATGTAAAAGTCATCaaattaaaatttacattttaagttaatttactaGAAGAGGATTAATTCTGCTTAAAACAGCTATGTAAACTTAATTTCTTTAACTTTTACAAACACGGCAGTATTAATACAGTATTgataatcaataataaatataataaaacgtAACAATGTTTAAAGAGCCACCTAcagacattttttcatttattttactatatctaaatgcattttcattttatagacCATGGTGGAGGAACTCTTCATTTCCAAGTATGCTCTAATTTGCTCAATATATTATACAATCAATAGATTCCaattttgaatataattgaaTTAAGTTAAATGAAACCAATGTTCTGGTGCTGTACAGATACACTTTTATCTTTTGATGCCTACgttcattttatttacatttacatttatgtggcttttatccaaagcgacttacagtgcacttattacagggacaatccccccggagcaacctggagttaagtgccttgctcaaggacacaatggtggtggctgtggggatcgaaccaacaaccttctgcttaacagttcagtgctttagcccactacaccaacaCCACACCTATTTAGttttcaattatttataatttttagagAGAGTCATTTCTTTGAAAttcctcctcgtggtcactacaaTTCAGTAAAATTTTCAGTAAAACTACCTGTGAGAAATGGACAATTCTAACTTATGAATTGAAAGGGAGTTAATTCtgaaattcttaattttttttgcacagcCCTGCTGTGAAGGcatgagtaaataaataatgagaaaagtttcatttttggataactACTTTATTCCGTCGACCCTTGTACAACCTTTggaacatttttgtctttttcatttttgttttttcgatcattttggttGTGTTAAGGCCAACAGCATAACTTTTGCCAAAGGTgagtatttttgggggaattttgatatttcaacctcatttcctataatacatttataatacactgtgtacacaaaaattgttacactcaggaccttaaggacaaaaatgtcccctttGAAACAATTAACAGCAatatttaatcccagtgccattaaagatTAAAATCATGAGTTCTgtgattttatgattttattccagagccctggcttcaaaatataCAATTGTAATACTATCCACCAGATATCGCAATTATTCTcatatggagcaaatacatgcttttttcctattttctgtctgcaggccaattgaataaatgctggagctaaaattgtgtgggtgtgttggcaCAGATGTCAGAGTGttttttgcatgtgtgtttgtgtgtaaaaatcaacagtggcattatgtaaacaaactagtATTTAAATGgctaaaatcctgaaaattaatgaatatttagtagttatgatcaggactgatgttggtttaaaaaaaagtaactaATTGAGAGTggataatataatgtaaaaatatttcatattaaataatattattattatggcagtttttggacgcagacatttttgtcctctaaggacctctgagtaacttttttttttaaattgacgcacaagggttaaatcagCTTAAAAATGTACTGCTCTTAGATGGTTTAAACTGATCTACACTGGTCTAAGTGGTCTACCAGCCAAGCCAGGTGAAAAGCTGCCTAAGACCTCTATAAAACCAGCAAATCATGCCAGACTGGAGCAATCCAGTTTTAAACTggtttaagcatttttttttttctctccacacgTTTTCAGCATTCAATGACTGTAACCACAAAAACATTCTAAAATACTCAATAATACAATCCAAATACAAGCGTATGCAGCTCATCTCTGCACTGCCATTTACAATATCCAAAAAGTTTTACTCTGTTATAGGTGACATACTATAACAGATGACCAGGGTTTCAGGAGGAAATAGAAATTATAATATAACTAACCTTCTGTTTGCTTTTTGGTTTCATTGTAAACGGACCAGAGCCAGCTGGTCTTATCTTCGTCACTACAGGAGCCGGTGCACATGTTCGCTGCTTTCAGTTGCCCCGTAGGGACCTGCCGCTGGGACATGAGACCACAATTCTGTCCCCTGGAACGAATCGTCCAAGGAGTGCTGCCGTTAACCAACCATGTCCTGCTTCTAGTATGCAGATACTTAAAGTGTGTGATCAATCTCCAACAATTCTCCTTATTTCGGACAAGGTTTAAAAGGGGCAAGGACAGCATATTTATGAACCATACCAGACCTGCCTTCAGTACGACAAGCAAGTGCGTTTAGAGGTGTATGGTCTACGTACAAAACAGCGTCCAAAATATGTACTTATGGGCTTCCGTTTTCATATTGAATAGGTCATTTTCATATTAAAGGTCCCATCACTGTACggattattaaaaatacaaagctAGAATCTTCAAATCTAGattaaaacacatacagtatataacgtTTTTCTTTATGCTCCCATCGGCCATATACATTATTGAAAAAACTTATACAATTTTTAACAaagaatatttaattaatttaaaatgtccaTGTGCTATAACCATCATGTACTTTCCTTGCACTGTGAATATATGTGAATGaaagtaattgttttaattttaaaaaaaaagtttacaaacTTTTTTCaaggttattattatttatcatgaACTTGAAGTTTCCATGGGGTTAACCATTTGACTGGAACATAATGTGCCtttgaattcaaatgtaaaaaatagctgatattctctctctctctcttacacacccacacagacacacacacatgagggtctactctgtttttcaaaaatgtatatttaaaaataaaattgttttaatgcttattttttaaagaaatagattATTCCAATTTATGACAATTAAATGTATGACATAATTAGGctataataacattataaaacataaCAGTGAT
Protein-coding sequences here:
- the nt5dc3 gene encoding 5'-nucleotidase domain-containing protein 3 isoform X1, which translates into the protein MLSLPLLNLVRNKENCWRLITHFKYLHTRSRTWLVNGSTPWTIRSRGQNCGLMSQRQVPTGQLKAANMCTGSCSDEDKTSWLWSVYNETKKQTEDLIPIISNNFVNPDTIFANNEMSLQDIEIYGFDYDYTLAFYSSHLHTLIFSIARDILIQEHRYPEGLREYEYIPNFVIRGLHYDVQKALLMKIDAFHYIQLGTVYRGLNPVPDKEVNAMYEGSHVPLEIMSDYYGKSSHGHTMKQFMDIFSLPEMTLLCCVIDYFMKHNIDYEPVHLYKDVKEAIGDVHVKGIMYRAVEAEIEKYVCYAEQTHAVLQKLSKNGKKMFLITNSPFDFVDRGMNYIVGKDWQDLFDVVIVQADKPGFFNDRRKPFRRVTDRGVLLWDRIHHLEKGHIYKQGNLYEFLRLTGWRGSKVLYFGDHIYSDLADLTLKHGWRTGAIIPELRKEIKIMNTEEYVHTMTWLQALTGLLEQMQVHRDPVSQTVIQQWINEREDMRLLTKDIFNGQFGSLFRAYHNPTYFSRRLSRFADIYMASLSCLLNYDLQHTFYPRRTPLQHESPIWPEQTSTGAMNIPFQSHRTKTGSE
- the nt5dc3 gene encoding 5'-nucleotidase domain-containing protein 3 isoform X2, translated to MLSLPLLNLVRNKENCWRLITHFKYLHTRSRTWLVNGSTPWTIRSRGQNCGLMSQRQVPTGQLKAANMCTGSCSDEDKTSWLWSVYNETKKQTEDLIPIISNNFVNPDTIFANNEMSLQDIEIYGFDYDYTLAFYSSHLHTLIFSIARDILIQEHRYPEGLREYEYIPNFVIRGLHYDVQKALLMKIDAFHYIQLGTVYRGLNPVPDKEVNAMYEGSHVPLEIMSDYYGKSSHGHTMKQFMDIFSLPEMTLLCCVIDYFMKHNIDYEPVHLYKDVKEAIGDVHVKGIMYRAVEAEIEKYVCYAEQTHAVLQKLSKNGKKMFLITNSPFDFVDRGMNYIVGKDWQDLFDVVIVQADKPGFFNDRRKIHHLEKGHIYKQGNLYEFLRLTGWRGSKVLYFGDHIYSDLADLTLKHGWRTGAIIPELRKEIKIMNTEEYVHTMTWLQALTGLLEQMQVHRDPVSQTVIQQWINEREDMRLLTKDIFNGQFGSLFRAYHNPTYFSRRLSRFADIYMASLSCLLNYDLQHTFYPRRTPLQHESPIWPEQTSTGAMNIPFQSHRTKTGSE